AGCAGGTGCCGGAGCGGTATTCACAGGATGGTCTGACGGATCAACTGAAAACCCACATAAAGTTACCCCCACAGCAGGCATGACTATCACAGCGCAATTCAGATAAACACATTTTATTCTAGTCTCCTTTCCCCGCGGATAACGCGGGGATTTTTTATATTGGGACTATGTCCAGAGCAGCCAAAAGACGCAGAAAACTCATGATGATGGAGAACCAAATGATGGAGAATCAACCTCTCCCACCCTCCAATGTCAAGCTGACAAGTTCTACTAAAAAGCTGTCACCAAGAAACAAGATTCTAATTATTTTATTCATATTAGAAGTATGTTTCACTGCAGTGTTTTTCCTTCTAAGAGCAAAAACACATTCGTTTGATCTCGGCTATATCATCGACGATATATTTTTGAACAAACTTGCTGAACGTGAACTATACAGAACATTGCTTAAAATTTCATTAGCTTTCTCTTTAAGCTTTGCAATTGGCATTACTTTCCACATCCTTAAAATATTGCCAGCAAGAAAAGACAACAAAGAACCATCTACAAAAAATTTTATTACTGAATTCATTCTTCTGCTAATACTCGCCATTGGCGTTTCAATTTCAGAAGTTATCGAACTTCCTGCAAGGTTTACAAAAAAGCCAATACTCAAAAAAGAATTCCTTATTAATAAAGATACTTGGACAACGAAATCAGGAATGCATTATGACCTTATATTCAGTAGCAAATCGAGCATAACGGTTAGCAAGCGCACTTATTTAGCAATGGATATCGGAACTGAATTTTACACTGTTTATCAGGGGTCGTTTCTTATTGATTTTTTCCCGATGGATAAATATTTTTTGAGAAAGTAATAAAGAATCGAAACAAATACAATTAATACAATAGTATCATTTGGTGAAGTAAAAAGCAATATTATAAAGGGGTTGAATAGCTATATTAGGAACATATCCCCCAAACAACAAAAATCTACGTAGCTGTTGGCTGCGTAGATTTTTTTTATGCATTGGAAATGCGCGGGGTAGCCAGATGGGCTGCGCTGGCTTCCCGATTGAGCATCGGGGTAGCCAGATTGCCAAAACACTCATTTCATTTCGTGTTTTGCCCTCCGGGCTTGCTTGAGCTACGCTCAAGTCAAGGCTTAAAACCGGCTGTGTTCGCTACGCTCTCGCCGGTTTTAATCGAACTGACTTCGTCAGTTCTCACTGGACTCCGTTGATATATGCAAAACGACCCCACAAGGGGGTCGTTTTGCATATCGGGGTAGCCAGATTCGAACTGACGACATTCTGCTCCCAAAGCAGACGCTCTACCAGGCTGAGCTACACCCCGAAGTGACAGCAAATATAGCAAAGATTATTGCAAAATTTGAATGAAACCGCTAAAAATTTTCATCTATAACAAATTTTTTCATAAAAACTTCACTTTTGTGCACTGAAAATATTGACAATTGCCCAGTTGTGCATTATATTTATATTGTCCAAATTCCAGAACCCTTTATGACGAGAGGCTAAACATGGAAAACTTTAATGAAAAGCGCAAAGAACTGACGGCAAGGCAAGAAGAAATCTACGAATACATCAAGAAGTATTCCAAGGAAAACCGCATGCCGCCTACCGTCCGCGAAATCGGCAACCACTTCGACATTTCTTCGACAAACGGAGTTCGTTCCATTCTCGCAGCCCTCATCAAGAAAGGCTACATCAACCGTTCTCCACGCCTCAGCCGTGGCATCGAAATTTTAAGCTCAGACGAAAGCGATTCCAACAAGAAGGCAGCAAGCAACACGATTGAAATTCCCATTGTCGGTCGCGTTGCCGCAGGTACGCCGATTCTCGCCGTGCAGAACCTCGAAGGTACAGTTACCATCGACAGAGACTTCCTCGCCTGCCGTAGCGATGTGTTTGCTCTCCGCGTCAAGGGCGACTCCATGATCAACGCCGGCATTTTCGATGGCGACTTGATTTTCGCTCGTCAGCAAAAGACTGCCGATCTTGGCGAAATCGTCGTGGCTCAGATTGATAACGAAGCTACAGTCAAGTACTACCACCCGAGCGCAGACCACGTGGAACTTCGCCCGGCAAATCCCAAGTACAAGCCGATTATCGTGAACAACAGAAAAGACTTTTCAATTGCAGGCCGCGTCATCGGCGTCATGAGAAAAGTCAATTAATTTATTTTCAATGGTATACAAAAAACCGAGGTTTGACGCCTCGGCTTTTTTATTCTTTGGACCCCCTCCCCTATTGAGCTATGCACTCCCAGGGGCGAGTTCAATAACAAATTAATCGTCGAAATCGGCGAGTTCTTCTTCAGCTTCCTTCAAGTCAGCAGCATCCGGTCCTTCGATATCGTCGTCCTCCACTTCGTCAAGAGAGTCTCCGCCCATAGCGCCCAGCTGGTATTCCACCTTGCGAGCTTCCTTGGACTGACCCAAGTGCAAAATAGCGGCACATTCTTCGCAGTAACCGAGGTGTTTGTCGACCCAGAATTCCGGAGAAACAAGGTTCTTGTTGCAGCGCGTGCAAATCTGCGTTGCAGCTTCGCGCGTGAAGGCAGCGTTCTGTTCTTCAAGTTCCTTCAAGATGCGTTCCGTCAATTCTTCCTGCGTTTCTTCAGCAAGTGAAATCTTATGACGGATGGCGGAAGTCGGCTTCTTTTCGAGGTTCTTCATTTCAGAAGTCACCTTCTTCTTGTTGGCGCGTTCTTCCTGCTCATCAATTTCAACAAACATAATGAACTTGCAAGGTTTCTTGCCACCTTCAAGCAAAACAGCATACGGATAATCAGACTTCACTGTAGCCTTCTTCGCTTCGACCTTTTCAACGACTTCAACTTTTTCAGGGGCTTTTTCAACCACCTTTTCAGGTTCCTTTTCTTGAACCTTTTCAACTTCCTTAACAGGTTCTTTTGCAACCTTCTTTTCGACTTCCTTTTCAGGAACGTTCTTTGCTACAGGCTTAGCCTCGACTGCCGGTTCAACCTTCTTTACAGTCTCAACATGCTTCTTTGCTGGAGTTTCAGCAGCCTTAACCACCTTTGCAGTTTCTTTCTTTGCTGATTCTTCTTTTTTGGCGACAGGCTTCTTTGCTGCTGCAGTGGACTTTGCCGGAGCAACTTTTTCCGGAGCAGCCTTCTTTACAGGTGCTGGCTCAGCCTTTGCAGCAGGTTTCTTTGCGGCAGCAACAGGCTTTGCAGGAGCCTTGGCAGGGGCAGTCTTTTTAGTCGGTGCCGGAGCAGCCTTCGCAGCAGATTTCTTTGCGGCAGCAGCGGGTTTTGTAGATTTCTTTTCAGAAGCACTCGCCTTTGCAGGCGCTTTAGATGTCGCTTTTGTTGAACTCATATTTTACTTCTTTTCCACAATTTTAATGTTCAAAATCGGATCGTTCGGGTCAATACGGCACACGACATCGTGACCTTCAATGACCTTACCAAAAACAGTATGATGACCGTCTAAATGCGGCTGCGGGAGGTGCGTAATGAAGAACTGAGAACCACCGGTATTCGGGCCTCTGTTCGCCATCGAAATCACCCCCGTCTCATGCTTAAGATTGTTCACTTCATCATCAATGGTATAACCAGGACCACCCGTTCCATCACCCTTCGGGTCGCCACCCTGGATCATAAATCCTGGGATAACGCGATGGAAAACAAGCCCGTTATAGAAACCGGAATTAGCGAGTTCCACAAAATTTGCCACGGTATTCGGTGCAGCCTTGAAATTCAAGTCCACAACGATTTTCCCCTCATGAGTTGTAATCTCGGCAAGAATCTGTGTTGTCCCCGTGTAATCCTTGTTGAAAACCTTCCCCGCAGCAAAAGCATTTGCGGCAAGGCAAAGGGCACTGCAAATAATGAACTTTTTTAACAAAACTTAACTTCCGTCGTTGTAACGTTCTAAAAGTATATCGTACTAAAAGAACAAATTGTACACCTAGAATATAGTTTTTTTTTAATGGGTTCACAGCGAGTTCCAATAAACAGGCACAAGATTTCTATATTTATGCAAAAACTCTTCAACATCTTAATATGCCGCAAAACAACAATATCCGTAATTTTAGCATTATCGCCCACATCGATCACGGCAAATCCACCTTGGCCGACAGAATGATTGAATTGACCAAGACGGTCTCTAAAAACGAAATGATGAACCAGCTCCTGGACGACATGGACCTGGAACGCGAACGCGGCATTACCATCAAGGCTCACGCCATCCGCATGGTCTATGAAAAAGACGGTGAAGAATACATTTTGAACATGATCGATACGCCGGGGCACGTGGACTTCACTTACGAAGTCAGCCGTTCCCTCGCCGCTTGCGAAGGCGCCATCCTCGTCGTGGACGCAAGCCAGGGCATCGAAGCGCAAACGCTTTCGAACCTCTACCTCGCTATCGAAAACGACCTTACGATCATCCCGGTTTTGAACAAAGTAGACCTTCCGGGTGCACAGCCCGATCACGTGGCTCAGCTCGTCGGTGACCTGCTCGGCTACGATCCGGACAAGATTCCGCGCATTTCCGCAAAGACAGGCCTTAACGTGGAACAGGTGCTCGACAAGATTGTCGACGAAATCCCGGCTCCGAAGGGCGATTCCGGCAAGCCGCTCAAGGCTCTCATTTTTGACTCCGTTTACGATTCCTACCGCGGCGTGATCAACTACATCCGCATTGTCGAAGGCACGCTCAAGGCGGGCATGAAAATCCGCATGATGAAGACGGGTGGCGAATACGTCGTCACGGAAGTCGGTACATTCAGCATGCGCCGCGACCCGCGCCCGGAACTGACCGAAGGCATGGTCGGCTACGTGCTTGCAAACGTCAAGACGATTAGCGACGTGAAAATCGGTGACACGCTCACGGACGCCGCCAATCCAGCCGAAGAACCGCTCCCGGGCTACAAGGACGTGCTCCCGATGATTTACTCGGGTATCTACCCCATCGACCCGGAAGATTACAAGGATTTGCGCGAAGCTCTTGAAAAGCTCCGCCTCAACGACTCCGCCCTCTGCTGGGAACCGGAAACTTCCGAAGCGCTCGGCTTTGGCTTCCGCACGGGATTCCTCGGACTTTTGCACATGGAAATCGTGCAGGAACGTTTGGACCGCGAATTCAACGTGGACATCATCACAACCGTGCCGAACGTGGAATACCACGTATACATGAGCGACGGCTCCATGGTGAAAATCGAAAGCCCGTCCAAGCTCCCCGACGCTAGCCGCTACGACTACATCGAAGAGCCGTATGTGAAGGCACAGATTTTTACACCGAAGGAATATGTCGGCGCCATGATGACGCTTTGCGAAGAAAAGCGCGGCACGTTCGAAACGATGGAATACATCGACGAAACAAAGGTCATCCTCAAGTACGACCTTCCGCTTGCCGAAATCATGTTCGACTTCTACGACCGTCTCAAGTCTCTGAGCCGCGGTTACGCAGGTCTCGACTACACGCCGAGCGAATACAAGCGCAACAACCTCGTCAAGCTCGACATTCTCTTGAACGGTGACCCGGTCGACGCCTTCTCCGTGATCATCCACCGCGACAAGGCAAACACCTACGCCAACGCCATCTGCGTAAAACTCAAGGACCTCATTCCGCGCCAGCAGTTCGACGTCGCCATCCAGGGAGCCATCGGCGGAAAGATTATCAGCCGTTCGACCGTGAAGGCAGTCCGCAAGGACGTGCTTGCCAAGTGCTACGGCGGTGACATTACCCGTAAGCGTAAGCTCCTCGAAAAACAGAAGGAAGGTAAGAAGCGCATGAAGAGCATCGGCTCCGTGGAAGTGCCGCAAAAGGCATTCCTCGCAGTTCTCTCTCTCAGCGACGATTCTACCGGCGGCAACGACTAATCGCAATCAGAACCATGTCAGCACTCGATCGTAAAGTCAGGTCATTACAACGACGCCATTCCAGAGCGCACGTGTTTTTCCTCGTCTTTATCCTCGGCATCGTGCTGACAATCATGATCGGGGTTCGCACCTATATTTTCGAGCCCGTCCGCCTGCAAGACAACTCGCTACATCCCAAATTCAAAAAGAATAGCATCATGTGGATGTGCAAGCTTCCTAGCTGTACAGAAAATATTGTCGACGGCGATTACGTCTGGGGCGTCATGCGCAACCAGGACAACATGGTTCGCAGAGTCATCGGCGTTCCAGGCGATTCCATCACGATTACGAACAACGGCAAAGTCTACACGCCACACCGCAACTTCAGATGGAAAGGCGAAGACGCATTCATCGAAACGCGCAGCATCTACGTTCCGCGCAAAGGCGATACACTCCGTTTTGACCAGCTAAGCGATGTCGAACAAGACTACTTGATAGCTCTCATGCACGAGCAGAACGAGAAAATCTACATCAAGTCCAGTCTTTGGCAAGGCAACCGAGAAATGCCGCTAGAACGCATCGGTTCCACAAAGCTCGGAAACCGCCTTGTGAGTTTGCAAGAAATCGACTTCATGCCCTGGCAAGACAGATTCCTCGTAGAACTCCAAATATTCCTTGCAGAACCCGGCAACACGCCCATCCATATCAAGCGTGAACTATACAACGCCAAGGATTCCTCGAAGATTTCTTTTTACGTTGTTCCTGAAGACTGCTATTACCTCCTCTGCGAAAAATCCAACCATTGCGCAGACTCCAGAGAAATCGGTTACTTTACCACAAATCGTCTTATCGGTCGCGCCAACAAAACGGCAAACAACATTCAGAAATCATTCGACAAGCGCATTTCCGAACTTCAAAATTCAGCGAGATCGTTGTTGAAACGCGCGACGAAAACAGGCAAAAAGCCTGAGAAAAAAGACAAAAAGAAGCCGGCAAAAAAAGAATCTACCAAAACTTAAATCGTTTAAGTTTCAACAGAACGATTATACCCGAAAGATACAGAACACGTATCCACCTGTGCTTTTGACTTAAATCCATATTCCACACACCATATTAAACATCACCGGCGGGAAATGTAGAATTTAGGAACACAAAAAACGAATTATTGACTCATTTTGCAAACAACCGTTTGCAGGAACGCAAAAATAAAAGCATTGCGTATCAAAAAGCCAAAACGCACCCAAGCCGGGTGCGTTCTGCAATTTTCACTATAGAAGTCCGCGCCTCTCGTACGAGAGGTTCGCGCATTCTACAAGCAATTAGTCGAGCGTGTGGACCAAGAGACCGTCGCGGAGCTTCGGTTCAAACCACGTGCTCTTCGGCGGCATGATTTCGCCAGCGTCGGCAATGCTCATGAGCTGATCGAGCGTGGTCGGATACATTGCAAATGCGCAAGCGCATTCACCGCTATCGACGCGCTTTACGAGTTCGCCGAGACCACGGATACCACCGACAAAGTCGATGCGCTTGGAAGTACGCGGATCGTCAATGTCGAAGAGCGGCTTCAAGATAAGCTTCTGGAGGAGAGCCACATCGAGGCTGTCGACCGGACCCAAGTTCTTGAGGAACTTGTCCTTGAACGTGCAAGCATACCACTTGCCGCCCATGTAGAAGTTCACCTGATTCTGCTTGCTCGGGCTCTGCATGCTCGGCAATTCTTCGATATCGAACACAAGCTTCATTTCTTCCATGAGCTGTTCCGGCGTACGGCCGTTCAAGTCCTTAAGCACGCGGTTGTAGTCCAAAATCTTGAGCTGCGTGCTCGGGAAGAGGATAGCGAGGTAACGGTTGTATTCTTCGTTGCCCGTGTTCTTCGGATTCTGTTCGGCGCGGTAGCTGGCAGCGCGAGCACCAGCAGCACTGCGGTGGTGACCGTCAGCGATGTAGCTCACCGGAATTTCTTCGAAGGACTTGCGGATAGCTTCGATTTCAGCATCATCGTCGATGACCCAAACCGTGTGGCCAAAGCCGTCGCCCTTGCTCACGAAGTCGTAAACAGGCTTGCGCTTGGTCACAGCACCGAAGATATCGAACTGGCCGTTGTCGCGGTAAGTGAGGAACACCGGACCCGTATTGGCGTTCGTGGCGAGCACATGGCGCAAACGGTCTTCTTCCTTGTCAGCGCGGGTAAGTTCGTGCTTCTTGATGGTGCCGTTGAAGTAGTCGGCAGCCGGAACACAGCACACAAGACCGTACTGTTCGCGACCGTTCATCGTCTGGCGATAAACGTAGAGGCACGGCTTCTGGTCGAAAGCGATCACGCCGTCTTCGATCATCTTGTCGAGATTTTCACGAGCGTGGGCATAAACCTTCGGATCGTAAGCGTCGACAGAATCCGGAAGTTCGAGTTCGGCACGCGTCACGCGCAAGTAGGAGTGCGGAAGGCCCTCAGCCATAGCCTTGGCTTCGGCGCGATTCATCACGTCGTAAGGGAGCGCAGAGATAGTCTCAGCTTCAGCCGGGTTCACCGGACGCAAAGCCTTGAACGGATAGATGTGCATCATAGGTTTCTTTCCTTTGTGTGCTTCTTTGATTAAAACTTCGTCTTCGGCAATCAAGTTATGGATATAACCCGTCTTTGCCTCAATCCATTTTTTCTTCCTGTAACTTACGATGAAATAAGCTAGAAAAAAGAAGATGGCGCCGCCAATAGCAGCGACAATTGTAATGCCAATCATGAACGCCAACAGGTGGTCCGCAGCATCATTCCACAAATGCCCGATCACCGTCGTGAAATTCTTGAACGATAGCCCCTGGAATTCTTCCAAAAAGTCAAACTTAATCGCCTCCGGATGGACAATCTTACACCCGAGCATGTAGCCCGTCGGGTAGAAAAATCCGAACTGAGTCAGCGGGTTTGCCACAAACGACGAGACAATTCCCGGAACCTTCGGAAGGCGGAACAAGGCACAGAACGCAACCGTCAAAATAATGGCAACACCAATCGTCGGCCAAATACCAATAAAGACGCCCGCCGCCACAGACCACGCCACTCGCATGGCATCCTGACGCCTCGGAAACATCCTATTGTAATAAATACGGCTTAAGCGCTTGTACTTCGATTCGTTCCTTCTCAATTTAACCATATCACCTCTTAAATAACCGAGCCAAAGATAGTAAATATAGAGGAAAGACCAAAGACTATAAAAGGGGGAAGACTCCCCCTGATTGCAGCCCCAGCTTACATTGTCACCCCGGCCACCGTGCCGGGGTCGCCAATCCCTATTACAATAAAAACGCCGGATCTTCCATCACCCCCTCAAACGGGGCTTCAATCGCCAGCCCCGTAACGCCCCGGCTACAAGTCCTTCAAGCAACGAACTGAAAAACCGTAATCTTTGGAGTAACCGGCACTGTATGCAATCTCATCCCCCAGCATCATCGAGTAAGCTCTGCTGCCATCATATTCATCCTCAGCGGCAATCCAGAAAAGGGCATATTCACCTACATGAAAGAATTTGCCATAGTCACCAGAACAAAAAGGCTCACAACCATGGTTAGTGCCCATCCTGTAGCCAGCAGGGAGCGCAGAGAACCCAAACGAATCCGAGCCGTTGCAACCATTACACCCCCCACATTGCGTTGTCAGTATTTTACCGGCAATTGAATCCAGCACTTCAGGATGTTCAAGACTAAAGGGTTTTCCACCCACTTTAGTAAACAAAGTTCCCCATTCCGTTTTGGTCGGTAGACGCCAGCCCGGCGGACAAATGCCCTGCACCTTTGCCGGAAGCGAACAGGATTTAAAGTATTTGCATTCATCCAAGTCAATCGCCGCCGCCCAGGTGTAAAGACGTCCGGCAACGGCACAATTTTCAGCCTTGTTGTTATAGCACCAACTACGCTCCAACAGACTCGGAGTTTTGACACTATCGGCATAGTTCAAGTTTTCAGCCATCCACACCTGGCCACCGATTTTCACAGTCTTGTAAATTTGACCATCGCGGGGATCAGTCATTGAGTCATAGGCAATTTCAGGATTCAAATATGCTTCCTTCGGCACATCCCAGTTCCAGCCTCCCATCAGCTGTACCCAGCCGTTTATGGTGCAGTAATACTTGTTGGTTGCGTTTTCCACACCATCAATCATCTTGCCAACCTCTGCACTGGAGCATTTTTCGCCGTAGGTATCACATTCAATGTCGGTCGCTACGCCCCATACACCCTCCTTACAAATAAAGCGGTCTTGCGATCCATAGGAGGCACTGTATTTGTTAGCAGTAGCCTTGATTTCGCCATTGTTGCTTGAACCACATTCGTCCAAGCCATAGTTCGTATACCAGAAGTTACGTACATACTTTTCGAACTCAGGCACCGCTCCCAAGTTCCACTTATCAATGTTGCTGCGAATGATAGCTAGTTCCCCCGCAAGATCCTTTGCTGCCGCCCAGTCTGCAATTTTTGCCTTGGTCGCCTCGTCATCCCAAATACCATCTTTTTCCATATCTGTGGCAAATTTGGTCAAGAGTTCGGTAAAATCGGCTTCACTCAAATCCCTGAGCATCAGCACGCTGAATGCTAAGAGCGCAGCATTGCCATCACCCTTGCTGAAAATATCAAGGTCTTCAGAACTAGCAAATTCGCCCTTAATGCCAAACTCATTCAAAATTTCTGATTCAGCTTGTTTTTTAGCTGAGGAGACATTTTTACCTTTACCCACCAGGTATAATGCACGTTCATATTCCAAATGCGTAAGCAAATTAATATTTACAGTCTTGCGGTCGGAAATGTCTGTGAGAGCATTCAAAGTAATGGTACTTTGAGACTTATTTCCCATAATTTCGTTACGGAAATACCCATTCGCCTCAAGCAAAGCATACTGACTTGCTAGAGACACGCTCGAAATACTAAACTTACCATCATCAGAGGTAATCTTTCCCGTAAAGTTCTTGCCAGTCTGAGCATAAGACTCGCCGTCTAGTTCGTAAAGTTTAACCACCGAACCAGTAACAAAAGGACCTTTTTGGGATATGCCACTAATGGTCTTATTCTTGACAGCAACAACTTCAGGCAAAGCATTGTTGTTTGGACCACTGGAGCTGCTATCGCCACCACAGGCTGTAAGCAAAAGCACACTTGATATTGCAGCTGTAGCAACGCACCCTCGCAAAGACTTCTTTCCACACCAAATTTTTTTCAACGACATAAGATTCTCCAAAACAAAGTTTTTTTCAAATACGTTTATTTGTAATAGTCTATGATTCATCCTTCAGGCAACGAACCGAGAAGGCGTAGTCCATGCATCCGTTGTCCAGGCCCGCACCCTCGTATTTGCCGTCCAAGTACAGGCCGCTGCAGGCGTTAGAGCCATAGATCTTGGCACTCAAGAAGACGGTGTTGTAGCCATCGCCGACGAAGCCGCCATCGCCGCCCCTGCCGCCAGCAGGCAGCGCGGAAAAGCCCACGCCATCAGTACCGTTGCCATTTCTTCCATCATAATTCCATCCCGTCTGCGACTTGAGAATCTTGCCTGCTGTCAATTCTCCACCCACTTCGGTAAACAAAGTTTCCCATTCTGCTTTTGTCGGCAAATGCCAGCCCGACGGACAAATGCCCTGCACCTTTGCGGGGAGAGTGCAGGTTTTGCCGAAACCACAATCAATGCCCTTGCCAGCGTCATACAAAGCAACCGAGTCAATCGCCGCCGCCCAAGTATAAAGGCGTCCGACCACATCACAGTTGGCAGCAACGTTGTTATAGCACCAGCTGCGTTTCAACAGACTCGGAGTCTTCGTACTGTCGGCATAGTTCAAATTCTCGGCCATCCACACCTGATTGCCAATTTTCACAGTTTTATAAGTTAGCCCATCGCGACTATCTGTCAGAGTACCATAATTAATGTTTGGATTCAGGTGAGCTTCCTTCGGAACATCCCAACGCCATCCCTTTCCCTTTGACACATTTACCCAACCATTTACGGTACAACAGAACGTGCCTTTGTTCTTCAGGGCTTCTTTGACTTCAGCTTTGTTACTAGCATCGCATTTACCCAAACCATAGTTCGTATACCAAAAGTTGCGCACATATTTTTCGAACTCGGGTACCGTTCCCAAATTCCACTTTTCAATATTGGCGCGAATAGTCGCAAGTTCACCAGCATAATCCTTCATTTGCGTCCAATCCGCAATATTAGTTTTGTTTTCCTCATCATCCCAAACGCCATCTTTTTCAATATCCGTGGCAAACTTGGTCAATAGCTCGGTAAGATCAGCCTCGCTCAAATCCCTGAGCATCAGCACGCTGAAGGCTAGGAGCGCAGCATTGCCATCGCCCTTGCTGAAAATATCAAGGTCTTCAGAACTTGCAAATTCACCCTTGATGCCAAAAGCATTCAAAATTTCAGCTTCAGCCTGTTTCTTAGCGGAAGACATACCTTTACCTTCACGCATCAAATACAAGGCACGTTCATATTCCAAGTGCGTAAGCAAGTTGATGTTCACCGTTTTGCGGTCGGAAAGGTCCGTGAGCGCATTCAAAGTAATGGTACTTTGCGATTTATTTCCCATAATTTCGTTATGGAAATACCCATTCGCCTCAAGCAAAGCATACTGACTTGCTAGAGACACGCTCGAAATACTAAACTTACCATCATCAGAGGTAATCTTTCCCGTAAAGTTCTTGCCAGTCTGAGCATAAGACTCGCCGTCTAGT
This is a stretch of genomic DNA from Fibrobacter sp. UWB13. It encodes these proteins:
- a CDS encoding fibrobacter succinogenes major paralogous domain-containing protein; the protein is MSLIKTWCKKALRGCVATAAISSVLLLTACGDDSSSSGPNNNASREVVAVKNKSISGVSQKGPFVTGSVVKLYELDGESYAQTGKNFTGKITSDDGKFSISSVSLASQYALLEANGYFHNEIMGNKSQSTITLNALTDLSDRKTVNINLLTHLEYERALYLMREGKGMSSAKKQAEAEILNAFGIKGEFASSEDLDIFSKGDGNAALLAFSVLMLRDLSEADLTELLTKFATDIEKDGVWDDEENKTNIADWTQMKDYAGELATIRANIEKWNLGTVPEFEKYVRNFWYTNYGLGKCDASNKAEVKEALKNKGTFCCTVNGWVNVSKGKGWRWDVPKEAHLNPNINYGTLTDSRDGLTYKTVKIGNQVWMAENLNYADSTKTPSLLKRSWCYNNVAANCDVVGRLYTWAAAIDSVALYDAGKGIDCGFGKTCTLPAKVQGICPSGWHLPTKAEWETLFTEVGGELTAGKILKSQTGWNYDGRNGNGTDGVGFSALPAGGRGGDGGFVGDGYNTVFLSAKIYGSNACSGLYLDGKYEGAGLDNGCMDYAFSVRCLKDES
- a CDS encoding peptidylprolyl isomerase, which produces MLAEITTHEGKIVVDLNFKAAPNTVANFVELANSGFYNGLVFHRVIPGFMIQGGDPKGDGTGGPGYTIDDEVNNLKHETGVISMANRGPNTGGSQFFITHLPQPHLDGHHTVFGKVIEGHDVVCRIDPNDPILNIKIVEKK
- the lexA gene encoding transcriptional repressor LexA, producing MENFNEKRKELTARQEEIYEYIKKYSKENRMPPTVREIGNHFDISSTNGVRSILAALIKKGYINRSPRLSRGIEILSSDESDSNKKAASNTIEIPIVGRVAAGTPILAVQNLEGTVTIDRDFLACRSDVFALRVKGDSMINAGIFDGDLIFARQQKTADLGEIVVAQIDNEATVKYYHPSADHVELRPANPKYKPIIVNNRKDFSIAGRVIGVMRKVN
- a CDS encoding S26 family signal peptidase; the protein is MFFLVFILGIVLTIMIGVRTYIFEPVRLQDNSLHPKFKKNSIMWMCKLPSCTENIVDGDYVWGVMRNQDNMVRRVIGVPGDSITITNNGKVYTPHRNFRWKGEDAFIETRSIYVPRKGDTLRFDQLSDVEQDYLIALMHEQNEKIYIKSSLWQGNREMPLERIGSTKLGNRLVSLQEIDFMPWQDRFLVELQIFLAEPGNTPIHIKRELYNAKDSSKISFYVVPEDCYYLLCEKSNHCADSREIGYFTTNRLIGRANKTANNIQKSFDKRISELQNSARSLLKRATKTGKKPEKKDKKKPAKKESTKT
- a CDS encoding fibrobacter succinogenes major paralogous domain-containing protein, which gives rise to MSLKKIWCGKKSLRGCVATAAISSVLLLTACGGDSSSSGPNNNALPEVVAVKNKTISGISQKGPFVTGSVVKLYELDGESYAQTGKNFTGKITSDDGKFSISSVSLASQYALLEANGYFRNEIMGNKSQSTITLNALTDISDRKTVNINLLTHLEYERALYLVGKGKNVSSAKKQAESEILNEFGIKGEFASSEDLDIFSKGDGNAALLAFSVLMLRDLSEADFTELLTKFATDMEKDGIWDDEATKAKIADWAAAKDLAGELAIIRSNIDKWNLGAVPEFEKYVRNFWYTNYGLDECGSSNNGEIKATANKYSASYGSQDRFICKEGVWGVATDIECDTYGEKCSSAEVGKMIDGVENATNKYYCTINGWVQLMGGWNWDVPKEAYLNPEIAYDSMTDPRDGQIYKTVKIGGQVWMAENLNYADSVKTPSLLERSWCYNNKAENCAVAGRLYTWAAAIDLDECKYFKSCSLPAKVQGICPPGWRLPTKTEWGTLFTKVGGKPFSLEHPEVLDSIAGKILTTQCGGCNGCNGSDSFGFSALPAGYRMGTNHGCEPFCSGDYGKFFHVGEYALFWIAAEDEYDGSRAYSMMLGDEIAYSAGYSKDYGFSVRCLKDL
- the lepA gene encoding translation elongation factor 4, yielding MPQNNNIRNFSIIAHIDHGKSTLADRMIELTKTVSKNEMMNQLLDDMDLERERGITIKAHAIRMVYEKDGEEYILNMIDTPGHVDFTYEVSRSLAACEGAILVVDASQGIEAQTLSNLYLAIENDLTIIPVLNKVDLPGAQPDHVAQLVGDLLGYDPDKIPRISAKTGLNVEQVLDKIVDEIPAPKGDSGKPLKALIFDSVYDSYRGVINYIRIVEGTLKAGMKIRMMKTGGEYVVTEVGTFSMRRDPRPELTEGMVGYVLANVKTISDVKIGDTLTDAANPAEEPLPGYKDVLPMIYSGIYPIDPEDYKDLREALEKLRLNDSALCWEPETSEALGFGFRTGFLGLLHMEIVQERLDREFNVDIITTVPNVEYHVYMSDGSMVKIESPSKLPDASRYDYIEEPYVKAQIFTPKEYVGAMMTLCEEKRGTFETMEYIDETKVILKYDLPLAEIMFDFYDRLKSLSRGYAGLDYTPSEYKRNNLVKLDILLNGDPVDAFSVIIHRDKANTYANAICVKLKDLIPRQQFDVAIQGAIGGKIISRSTVKAVRKDVLAKCYGGDITRKRKLLEKQKEGKKRMKSIGSVEVPQKAFLAVLSLSDDSTGGND
- a CDS encoding DUF1015 domain-containing protein, with protein sequence MMHIYPFKALRPVNPAEAETISALPYDVMNRAEAKAMAEGLPHSYLRVTRAELELPDSVDAYDPKVYAHARENLDKMIEDGVIAFDQKPCLYVYRQTMNGREQYGLVCCVPAADYFNGTIKKHELTRADKEEDRLRHVLATNANTGPVFLTYRDNGQFDIFGAVTKRKPVYDFVSKGDGFGHTVWVIDDDAEIEAIRKSFEEIPVSYIADGHHRSAAGARAASYRAEQNPKNTGNEEYNRYLAILFPSTQLKILDYNRVLKDLNGRTPEQLMEEMKLVFDIEELPSMQSPSKQNQVNFYMGGKWYACTFKDKFLKNLGPVDSLDVALLQKLILKPLFDIDDPRTSKRIDFVGGIRGLGELVKRVDSGECACAFAMYPTTLDQLMSIADAGEIMPPKSTWFEPKLRDGLLVHTLD